One Vibrio sp. 16 genomic window carries:
- a CDS encoding ArsJ-associated glyceraldehyde-3-phosphate dehydrogenase, translating into MTIKVGINGFGRIGRLALRAAFDWPELEFVQINDVAGDTATLAHLLEFDSVQGRWHHAVTAEGDEMIIDGKRIQTSQQRDIDAIDWSGCDVVIEATGVHREGVFLNKYLEQGVKRVVVSAPVKEEGVANIVVGVNDEIFDPAVHKIVTAASCTTNCIAPVVKVINEKLGIENASFTTIHDLTNTQTILDAPHKDLRRARACGMSLIPTTTGSAKAIVEIFPELENRINGHAVRVPLANASLTDIIFEVKRDTTAEEVNALLKQASENELAGILGYEERPLVSIDYKGDQRSTIVDALSTMLVGKRMVKIYAWYDNEMGYATRTAELVRNVGMA; encoded by the coding sequence ATGACGATTAAAGTAGGCATTAACGGTTTCGGTCGTATTGGGCGTTTGGCATTGCGCGCCGCGTTTGACTGGCCAGAGCTAGAATTTGTTCAAATCAACGACGTTGCAGGAGACACCGCAACATTAGCACACCTGCTAGAGTTCGATTCTGTACAGGGGCGTTGGCACCACGCTGTGACCGCAGAAGGCGATGAGATGATCATCGATGGAAAGCGCATTCAAACGTCGCAGCAGCGCGATATAGATGCGATCGATTGGTCTGGTTGCGACGTAGTGATTGAAGCAACGGGAGTTCATCGCGAAGGTGTTTTCCTCAATAAGTACTTAGAGCAAGGTGTGAAGCGTGTAGTCGTTTCTGCGCCGGTTAAAGAAGAAGGTGTGGCTAACATCGTGGTGGGTGTTAATGATGAAATCTTTGACCCAGCCGTACACAAAATTGTCACCGCGGCATCTTGTACTACCAACTGTATCGCGCCAGTTGTGAAAGTGATCAATGAGAAGCTTGGTATTGAAAACGCCTCTTTTACTACCATTCACGATCTGACTAACACCCAAACCATTCTGGATGCGCCGCACAAAGATCTGCGCCGTGCTCGTGCTTGTGGTATGAGCCTGATTCCAACAACGACGGGATCTGCAAAAGCGATTGTCGAGATTTTCCCTGAGCTCGAAAACCGCATCAACGGTCATGCAGTCCGTGTACCGTTAGCGAATGCTTCCCTGACTGACATCATCTTTGAAGTCAAACGAGATACGACGGCTGAAGAAGTTAACGCGCTGCTTAAACAGGCGTCAGAAAATGAACTGGCTGGCATTCTTGGCTATGAAGAGCGTCCACTTGTCTCGATTGACTACAAAGGCGATCAGCGCTCAACCATCGTGGATGCGTTATCAACTATGCTCGTTGGCAAACGCATGGTGAAGATTTACGCATGGTATGACAACGAAATGGGTTACGCGACACGTACGGCTGAGTTGGTCCGTAACGTGGGCATGGCGTAA
- a CDS encoding metalloregulator ArsR/SmtB family transcription factor, producing the protein MLPHQFFKLLSDETRVRSLMLIVREECLCVGELTEALQESQPKISRHLAQLRSNGILVDVRQGQWVFYRLASGLPGWMNKLIDDLVASNCLKAEYQQDLERLHAIQARPVCCQ; encoded by the coding sequence ATGTTACCGCATCAGTTTTTCAAACTATTGTCCGATGAAACACGTGTTCGCAGCTTAATGTTGATTGTACGTGAAGAGTGCTTATGTGTCGGAGAACTCACCGAAGCGCTGCAAGAAAGCCAACCTAAAATTTCTCGCCACCTTGCGCAGCTGCGTTCAAACGGGATTTTAGTCGATGTGAGACAAGGACAGTGGGTGTTCTATCGCTTGGCCTCGGGTCTGCCGGGGTGGATGAATAAACTGATTGATGATCTTGTTGCTTCAAACTGCTTGAAGGCGGAGTACCAACAAGACCTAGAACGATTACACGCGATTCAGGCTCGTCCTGTTTGCTGCCAATAA